In the genome of Vidua macroura isolate BioBank_ID:100142 chromosome 19, ASM2450914v1, whole genome shotgun sequence, one region contains:
- the LUC7L3 gene encoding luc7-like protein 3 isoform X2, protein MVPRSGICPDSPFLPACHTAARAGQYGSAVRERSTAGLARAVHCGQGQLPPPFCLRQARRGLSGRVGRAGVWRGGFGPQLTMISAAQLLDELMGRDRNLAPDEKRSNVRWDHESVCKYYLCGFCPAELFTNTRSDLGPCEKIHDENLRKQYEKSSRFMKVGYERDFLRYLQSLLAEVERRIRRGHARLALSQNQQSSGGAGPTGKNEEKIQVLTDKIDVLLQQIEELGSEGKVEEAQGMMKLVEQLKEERELLRSTTSTIESFAAQEKQMEVCEVCGAFLIVGDAQSRVDDHLMGKQHMGYAKIKATVEDLKEKLRKRTEEPDRDERLKKEKLEREEREKEREREREERERKRRREEEEKEKERARDRERRKRSRSRSRHSSRTSDRRCSHSRDHKRSRSRERRRSRSRDRRRSRSHDRSERKHRSRSRDRRRSKSRDRKSYKHRSKSREREQDRKSKEKEKRGSDDKKSSMKSSSREKQSEDTNTDSKESETKNEVNGTNEDNKSEVQRKYAQMKMELSQVRRQTKAPSEGNDSVVLQNVLSVGVVSGP, encoded by the exons ATGGTTCCGCGTTCCGGTATTTGTCCCGACTCCCCGTTCTTGCCTGCGTGCCACACGGCTGCTCGGGCTGGGCAGTACGGAAGCGCCGTGAGGGAGAGAAGCACGGCGGGCTTGGCGCGCGCGGTGCATTGTGGGCAGGGCCAGCTACCGCCGCCATTTTGTCTCCGTCAGGCGCGGCGCGGGCTGTCGGGGCGAGTCGGCCGAGCTGGTGTCTGGCGAGGGGGATTTGGCCCGCAGCTCACGATGATATCGGCCGCCCAGCTCCTCGACGAGCTCATGGGCCGGGACAGGAACCTGGCCCCCGATGAAAAGCGCAGCAACGTGCGGTGGGACCACGAGAGC GTTTGCAAATACTACCTTTGTGGCTTTTGCCCAGCTGAATTATTTACAAATACCCGTTCTGATTTAG GTCCTTGTGAAAAAATTCATGATGAAAATCTACGCAAACA GTATGAGAAAAGCTCTCGGTTTATGAAGGTGGGCTATGAGAGAGACTTCCTGCGCTATTTGCAGAGCTTGCTTGCAGAGGTGGAGCGCAGGATCCGGAGGGGTCATGCTCGTTTGGCTCTGTCACAGAACCAACAGTCTTCTGGG GGAGCAGGACCTACTGGTAAAAACGAGGAGAAGATTCAGGTGTTAACTGACAAAATTGATGTACTGCTTCAACAG ATTGAAGAACTAGGTTCAGAAGGAAAGGTGGAAGAAGCACAAGGAATGATGAAACTCGTTGAACAGttaaaggaagagagagaactACTGAGGTCTACGACTTCA aCAATTGAGAGCTTTGCAgcccaggaaaaacaaatggaagTTTGTGAAGTTTGTGGAGCCTTTTTAATTGTCGGAGATGCACAGTCCAGGGTAGATGACCACTTGATGGGAAAGCAGCACATGGGTTATGCCAAAATAAAAGCTACTGTAGAAGATTTAAAA gaaaagttacgaaaaagaacagaagagcCTGACCGTGATGAAAGGTTGAAGAAAGAGAAGCTAGAAcgggaagagagggaaaaagagagggagCGGGAAAGAGAAGAGCGGGAAAGGAAGAGACGAcgtgaagaggaagaaaaggaaaaagagagggcTCGTGACAGAGAGAGACGTAAAAGGAGCCGCTCACGGAGCAGGCATTCAAGCAGGACATCTGACAGGAGGTGCAGCCACTCACGAGACCACAAAAGGTcaagaagcagagaaagaaggCGAAGCAG GAGTCGTGACCGGAGGAGAAGCAGAAGCCATGATAGATCAGAAAGGAAACACAGGTCTCGTAGTAGGGACAGGAGACGGTCAAAAAGCCGGGACCGAAAATCCTACAAGCACAGAAGCAAAAGCAGAGAGCGAGAACAAGACAGGAAGTCAAAAGAAAAAG AAAAGAGGGGATCTGATGATAAAAAAAGTAGTATGAAGTCCAGTAGTCGAGAAAAACAGAGTGAAGACACAAATACAGACTCGAAGGAGAGTGAGACTAAGAATGAGGTCAATGGGACCAATGAAGACAATAAATCTGAAG TGCAGCGTAAGTATGCACAGATGAAGATGGAGCTAAGTCAAGTGAGAAGACAAACTAAAGCACCTTCTGAAGGAAATGACAGTGTAGTCCTGCAAAACGTTTTGAG CGTTGGTGTTGTGAGCGGCCCATga
- the LUC7L3 gene encoding luc7-like protein 3 isoform X3 yields MVPRSGICPDSPFLPACHTAARAGQYGSAVRERSTAGLARAVHCGQGQLPPPFCLRQARRGLSGRVGRAGVWRGGFGPQLTMISAAQLLDELMGRDRNLAPDEKRSNVRWDHESVCKYYLCGFCPAELFTNTRSDLGPCEKIHDENLRKQYEKSSRFMKVGYERDFLRYLQSLLAEVERRIRRGHARLALSQNQQSSGGAGPTGKNEEKIQVLTDKIDVLLQQIEELGSEGKVEEAQGMMKLVEQLKEERELLRSTTSTIESFAAQEKQMEVCEVCGAFLIVGDAQSRVDDHLMGKQHMGYAKIKATVEDLKEKLRKRTEEPDRDERLKKEKLEREEREKEREREREERERKRRREEEEKEKERARDRERRKRSRSRSRHSSRTSDRRCSHSRDHKRSRSRERRRSRSRDRRRSRSHDRSERKHRSRSRDRRRSKSRDRKSYKHRSKSREREQDRKSKEKEKRGSDDKKSSMKSSSREKQSEDTNTDSKESETKNEVNGTNEDNKSEVQRKYAQMKMELSQVRRQTKAPSEGNDSVVLQNVLRTTM; encoded by the exons ATGGTTCCGCGTTCCGGTATTTGTCCCGACTCCCCGTTCTTGCCTGCGTGCCACACGGCTGCTCGGGCTGGGCAGTACGGAAGCGCCGTGAGGGAGAGAAGCACGGCGGGCTTGGCGCGCGCGGTGCATTGTGGGCAGGGCCAGCTACCGCCGCCATTTTGTCTCCGTCAGGCGCGGCGCGGGCTGTCGGGGCGAGTCGGCCGAGCTGGTGTCTGGCGAGGGGGATTTGGCCCGCAGCTCACGATGATATCGGCCGCCCAGCTCCTCGACGAGCTCATGGGCCGGGACAGGAACCTGGCCCCCGATGAAAAGCGCAGCAACGTGCGGTGGGACCACGAGAGC GTTTGCAAATACTACCTTTGTGGCTTTTGCCCAGCTGAATTATTTACAAATACCCGTTCTGATTTAG GTCCTTGTGAAAAAATTCATGATGAAAATCTACGCAAACA GTATGAGAAAAGCTCTCGGTTTATGAAGGTGGGCTATGAGAGAGACTTCCTGCGCTATTTGCAGAGCTTGCTTGCAGAGGTGGAGCGCAGGATCCGGAGGGGTCATGCTCGTTTGGCTCTGTCACAGAACCAACAGTCTTCTGGG GGAGCAGGACCTACTGGTAAAAACGAGGAGAAGATTCAGGTGTTAACTGACAAAATTGATGTACTGCTTCAACAG ATTGAAGAACTAGGTTCAGAAGGAAAGGTGGAAGAAGCACAAGGAATGATGAAACTCGTTGAACAGttaaaggaagagagagaactACTGAGGTCTACGACTTCA aCAATTGAGAGCTTTGCAgcccaggaaaaacaaatggaagTTTGTGAAGTTTGTGGAGCCTTTTTAATTGTCGGAGATGCACAGTCCAGGGTAGATGACCACTTGATGGGAAAGCAGCACATGGGTTATGCCAAAATAAAAGCTACTGTAGAAGATTTAAAA gaaaagttacgaaaaagaacagaagagcCTGACCGTGATGAAAGGTTGAAGAAAGAGAAGCTAGAAcgggaagagagggaaaaagagagggagCGGGAAAGAGAAGAGCGGGAAAGGAAGAGACGAcgtgaagaggaagaaaaggaaaaagagagggcTCGTGACAGAGAGAGACGTAAAAGGAGCCGCTCACGGAGCAGGCATTCAAGCAGGACATCTGACAGGAGGTGCAGCCACTCACGAGACCACAAAAGGTcaagaagcagagaaagaaggCGAAGCAG GAGTCGTGACCGGAGGAGAAGCAGAAGCCATGATAGATCAGAAAGGAAACACAGGTCTCGTAGTAGGGACAGGAGACGGTCAAAAAGCCGGGACCGAAAATCCTACAAGCACAGAAGCAAAAGCAGAGAGCGAGAACAAGACAGGAAGTCAAAAGAAAAAG AAAAGAGGGGATCTGATGATAAAAAAAGTAGTATGAAGTCCAGTAGTCGAGAAAAACAGAGTGAAGACACAAATACAGACTCGAAGGAGAGTGAGACTAAGAATGAGGTCAATGGGACCAATGAAGACAATAAATCTGAAG TGCAGCGTAAGTATGCACAGATGAAGATGGAGCTAAGTCAAGTGAGAAGACAAACTAAAGCACCTTCTGAAGGAAATGACAGTGTAGTCCTGCAAAACGTTTTGAG GACTACTATGTGA
- the LUC7L3 gene encoding luc7-like protein 3 isoform X5, whose amino-acid sequence MGVFSWPGSTAGRGEGVCKYYLCGFCPAELFTNTRSDLGPCEKIHDENLRKQYEKSSRFMKVGYERDFLRYLQSLLAEVERRIRRGHARLALSQNQQSSGGAGPTGKNEEKIQVLTDKIDVLLQQIEELGSEGKVEEAQGMMKLVEQLKEERELLRSTTSTIESFAAQEKQMEVCEVCGAFLIVGDAQSRVDDHLMGKQHMGYAKIKATVEDLKEKLRKRTEEPDRDERLKKEKLEREEREKEREREREERERKRRREEEEKEKERARDRERRKRSRSRSRHSSRTSDRRCSHSRDHKRSRSRERRRSRSRDRRRSRSHDRSERKHRSRSRDRRRSKSRDRKSYKHRSKSREREQDRKSKEKEKRGSDDKKSSMKSSSREKQSEDTNTDSKESETKNEVNGTNEDNKSEVQRKYAQMKMELSQVRRQTKAPSEGNDSVVLQNVLRYIVLSQLFCSRLMPPLVCLFGTYL is encoded by the exons ATGGGCGTCTTCTCTTGGCCGGGGTCAACTGcgggaaggggggaaggg GTTTGCAAATACTACCTTTGTGGCTTTTGCCCAGCTGAATTATTTACAAATACCCGTTCTGATTTAG GTCCTTGTGAAAAAATTCATGATGAAAATCTACGCAAACA GTATGAGAAAAGCTCTCGGTTTATGAAGGTGGGCTATGAGAGAGACTTCCTGCGCTATTTGCAGAGCTTGCTTGCAGAGGTGGAGCGCAGGATCCGGAGGGGTCATGCTCGTTTGGCTCTGTCACAGAACCAACAGTCTTCTGGG GGAGCAGGACCTACTGGTAAAAACGAGGAGAAGATTCAGGTGTTAACTGACAAAATTGATGTACTGCTTCAACAG ATTGAAGAACTAGGTTCAGAAGGAAAGGTGGAAGAAGCACAAGGAATGATGAAACTCGTTGAACAGttaaaggaagagagagaactACTGAGGTCTACGACTTCA aCAATTGAGAGCTTTGCAgcccaggaaaaacaaatggaagTTTGTGAAGTTTGTGGAGCCTTTTTAATTGTCGGAGATGCACAGTCCAGGGTAGATGACCACTTGATGGGAAAGCAGCACATGGGTTATGCCAAAATAAAAGCTACTGTAGAAGATTTAAAA gaaaagttacgaaaaagaacagaagagcCTGACCGTGATGAAAGGTTGAAGAAAGAGAAGCTAGAAcgggaagagagggaaaaagagagggagCGGGAAAGAGAAGAGCGGGAAAGGAAGAGACGAcgtgaagaggaagaaaaggaaaaagagagggcTCGTGACAGAGAGAGACGTAAAAGGAGCCGCTCACGGAGCAGGCATTCAAGCAGGACATCTGACAGGAGGTGCAGCCACTCACGAGACCACAAAAGGTcaagaagcagagaaagaaggCGAAGCAG GAGTCGTGACCGGAGGAGAAGCAGAAGCCATGATAGATCAGAAAGGAAACACAGGTCTCGTAGTAGGGACAGGAGACGGTCAAAAAGCCGGGACCGAAAATCCTACAAGCACAGAAGCAAAAGCAGAGAGCGAGAACAAGACAGGAAGTCAAAAGAAAAAG AAAAGAGGGGATCTGATGATAAAAAAAGTAGTATGAAGTCCAGTAGTCGAGAAAAACAGAGTGAAGACACAAATACAGACTCGAAGGAGAGTGAGACTAAGAATGAGGTCAATGGGACCAATGAAGACAATAAATCTGAAG TGCAGCGTAAGTATGCACAGATGAAGATGGAGCTAAGTCAAGTGAGAAGACAAACTAAAGCACCTTCTGAAGGAAATGACAGTGTAGTCCTGCAAAACGTTTTGAGGTACATTGTTTTGTCTCAGCTATTTTGTAGCAGACTCATGCCCCCATTAGTGTGCCTCTTTGGGACATATTTGTAA
- the LUC7L3 gene encoding luc7-like protein 3 isoform X4 has protein sequence MVPRSGICPDSPFLPACHTAARAGQYGSAVRERSTAGLARAVHCGQGQLPPPFCLRQARRGLSGRVGRAGVWRGGFGPQLTMISAAQLLDELMGRDRNLAPDEKRSNVRWDHESVCKYYLCGFCPAELFTNTRSDLGPCEKIHDENLRKQYEKSSRFMKVGYERDFLRYLQSLLAEVERRIRRGHARLALSQNQQSSGGAGPTGKNEEKIQVLTDKIDVLLQQIEELGSEGKVEEAQGMMKLVEQLKEERELLRSTTSTIESFAAQEKQMEVCEVCGAFLIVGDAQSRVDDHLMGKQHMGYAKIKATVEDLKEKLRKRTEEPDRDERLKKEKLEREEREKEREREREERERKRRREEEEKEKERARDRERRKRSRSRSRHSSRTSDRRCSHSRDHKRSRSRERRRSRSRDRRRSRSHDRSERKHRSRSRDRRRSKSRDRKSYKHRSKSREREQDRKSKEKEKRGSDDKKSSMKSSSREKQSEDTNTDSKESETKNEVNGTNEDNKSEGDTQSN, from the exons ATGGTTCCGCGTTCCGGTATTTGTCCCGACTCCCCGTTCTTGCCTGCGTGCCACACGGCTGCTCGGGCTGGGCAGTACGGAAGCGCCGTGAGGGAGAGAAGCACGGCGGGCTTGGCGCGCGCGGTGCATTGTGGGCAGGGCCAGCTACCGCCGCCATTTTGTCTCCGTCAGGCGCGGCGCGGGCTGTCGGGGCGAGTCGGCCGAGCTGGTGTCTGGCGAGGGGGATTTGGCCCGCAGCTCACGATGATATCGGCCGCCCAGCTCCTCGACGAGCTCATGGGCCGGGACAGGAACCTGGCCCCCGATGAAAAGCGCAGCAACGTGCGGTGGGACCACGAGAGC GTTTGCAAATACTACCTTTGTGGCTTTTGCCCAGCTGAATTATTTACAAATACCCGTTCTGATTTAG GTCCTTGTGAAAAAATTCATGATGAAAATCTACGCAAACA GTATGAGAAAAGCTCTCGGTTTATGAAGGTGGGCTATGAGAGAGACTTCCTGCGCTATTTGCAGAGCTTGCTTGCAGAGGTGGAGCGCAGGATCCGGAGGGGTCATGCTCGTTTGGCTCTGTCACAGAACCAACAGTCTTCTGGG GGAGCAGGACCTACTGGTAAAAACGAGGAGAAGATTCAGGTGTTAACTGACAAAATTGATGTACTGCTTCAACAG ATTGAAGAACTAGGTTCAGAAGGAAAGGTGGAAGAAGCACAAGGAATGATGAAACTCGTTGAACAGttaaaggaagagagagaactACTGAGGTCTACGACTTCA aCAATTGAGAGCTTTGCAgcccaggaaaaacaaatggaagTTTGTGAAGTTTGTGGAGCCTTTTTAATTGTCGGAGATGCACAGTCCAGGGTAGATGACCACTTGATGGGAAAGCAGCACATGGGTTATGCCAAAATAAAAGCTACTGTAGAAGATTTAAAA gaaaagttacgaaaaagaacagaagagcCTGACCGTGATGAAAGGTTGAAGAAAGAGAAGCTAGAAcgggaagagagggaaaaagagagggagCGGGAAAGAGAAGAGCGGGAAAGGAAGAGACGAcgtgaagaggaagaaaaggaaaaagagagggcTCGTGACAGAGAGAGACGTAAAAGGAGCCGCTCACGGAGCAGGCATTCAAGCAGGACATCTGACAGGAGGTGCAGCCACTCACGAGACCACAAAAGGTcaagaagcagagaaagaaggCGAAGCAG GAGTCGTGACCGGAGGAGAAGCAGAAGCCATGATAGATCAGAAAGGAAACACAGGTCTCGTAGTAGGGACAGGAGACGGTCAAAAAGCCGGGACCGAAAATCCTACAAGCACAGAAGCAAAAGCAGAGAGCGAGAACAAGACAGGAAGTCAAAAGAAAAAG AAAAGAGGGGATCTGATGATAAAAAAAGTAGTATGAAGTCCAGTAGTCGAGAAAAACAGAGTGAAGACACAAATACAGACTCGAAGGAGAGTGAGACTAAGAATGAGGTCAATGGGACCAATGAAGACAATAAATCTGAAGGTGACACTCAGTCCAATTAA
- the LUC7L3 gene encoding luc7-like protein 3 isoform X6 produces the protein MVPRSGICPDSPFLPACHTAARAGQYGSAVRERSTAGLARAVHCGQGQLPPPFCLRQARRGLSGRVGRAGVWRGGFGPQLTMISAAQLLDELMGRDRNLAPDEKRSNVRWDHESVCKYYLCGFCPAELFTNTRSDLGPCEKIHDENLRKQYEKSSRFMKVGYERDFLRYLQSLLAEVERRIRRGHARLALSQNQQSSGGAGPTGKNEEKIQVLTDKIDVLLQQIEELGSEGKVEEAQGMMKLVEQLKEERELLRSTTSTIESFAAQEKQMEVCEVCGAFLIVGDAQSRVDDHLMGKQHMGYAKIKATVEDLKEKLRKRTEEPDRDERLKKEKLEREEREKEREREREERERKRRREEEEKEKERARDRERRKRSRSRSRHSSRTSDRRCSHSRDHKRSRSRERRRSRSRDRRRSRSHDRSERKHRSRSRDRRRSKSRDRKSYKHRSKSREREQDRKSKEKGQKIRLLD, from the exons ATGGTTCCGCGTTCCGGTATTTGTCCCGACTCCCCGTTCTTGCCTGCGTGCCACACGGCTGCTCGGGCTGGGCAGTACGGAAGCGCCGTGAGGGAGAGAAGCACGGCGGGCTTGGCGCGCGCGGTGCATTGTGGGCAGGGCCAGCTACCGCCGCCATTTTGTCTCCGTCAGGCGCGGCGCGGGCTGTCGGGGCGAGTCGGCCGAGCTGGTGTCTGGCGAGGGGGATTTGGCCCGCAGCTCACGATGATATCGGCCGCCCAGCTCCTCGACGAGCTCATGGGCCGGGACAGGAACCTGGCCCCCGATGAAAAGCGCAGCAACGTGCGGTGGGACCACGAGAGC GTTTGCAAATACTACCTTTGTGGCTTTTGCCCAGCTGAATTATTTACAAATACCCGTTCTGATTTAG GTCCTTGTGAAAAAATTCATGATGAAAATCTACGCAAACA GTATGAGAAAAGCTCTCGGTTTATGAAGGTGGGCTATGAGAGAGACTTCCTGCGCTATTTGCAGAGCTTGCTTGCAGAGGTGGAGCGCAGGATCCGGAGGGGTCATGCTCGTTTGGCTCTGTCACAGAACCAACAGTCTTCTGGG GGAGCAGGACCTACTGGTAAAAACGAGGAGAAGATTCAGGTGTTAACTGACAAAATTGATGTACTGCTTCAACAG ATTGAAGAACTAGGTTCAGAAGGAAAGGTGGAAGAAGCACAAGGAATGATGAAACTCGTTGAACAGttaaaggaagagagagaactACTGAGGTCTACGACTTCA aCAATTGAGAGCTTTGCAgcccaggaaaaacaaatggaagTTTGTGAAGTTTGTGGAGCCTTTTTAATTGTCGGAGATGCACAGTCCAGGGTAGATGACCACTTGATGGGAAAGCAGCACATGGGTTATGCCAAAATAAAAGCTACTGTAGAAGATTTAAAA gaaaagttacgaaaaagaacagaagagcCTGACCGTGATGAAAGGTTGAAGAAAGAGAAGCTAGAAcgggaagagagggaaaaagagagggagCGGGAAAGAGAAGAGCGGGAAAGGAAGAGACGAcgtgaagaggaagaaaaggaaaaagagagggcTCGTGACAGAGAGAGACGTAAAAGGAGCCGCTCACGGAGCAGGCATTCAAGCAGGACATCTGACAGGAGGTGCAGCCACTCACGAGACCACAAAAGGTcaagaagcagagaaagaaggCGAAGCAG GAGTCGTGACCGGAGGAGAAGCAGAAGCCATGATAGATCAGAAAGGAAACACAGGTCTCGTAGTAGGGACAGGAGACGGTCAAAAAGCCGGGACCGAAAATCCTACAAGCACAGAAGCAAAAGCAGAGAGCGAGAACAAGACAGGAAGTCAAAAGAAAAAG GACAGAAGATAAGATTATTGGACTGA
- the LUC7L3 gene encoding luc7-like protein 3 isoform X1, with protein MVPRSGICPDSPFLPACHTAARAGQYGSAVRERSTAGLARAVHCGQGQLPPPFCLRQARRGLSGRVGRAGVWRGGFGPQLTMISAAQLLDELMGRDRNLAPDEKRSNVRWDHESVCKYYLCGFCPAELFTNTRSDLGPCEKIHDENLRKQYEKSSRFMKVGYERDFLRYLQSLLAEVERRIRRGHARLALSQNQQSSGGAGPTGKNEEKIQVLTDKIDVLLQQIEELGSEGKVEEAQGMMKLVEQLKEERELLRSTTSTIESFAAQEKQMEVCEVCGAFLIVGDAQSRVDDHLMGKQHMGYAKIKATVEDLKEKLRKRTEEPDRDERLKKEKLEREEREKEREREREERERKRRREEEEKEKERARDRERRKRSRSRSRHSSRTSDRRCSHSRDHKRSRSRERRRSRSRDRRRSRSHDRSERKHRSRSRDRRRSKSRDRKSYKHRSKSREREQDRKSKEKEKRGSDDKKSSMKSSSREKQSEDTNTDSKESETKNEVNGTNEDNKSEVQRKYAQMKMELSQVRRQTKAPSEGNDSVVLQNVLRYIVLSQLFCSRLMPPLVCLFGTYL; from the exons ATGGTTCCGCGTTCCGGTATTTGTCCCGACTCCCCGTTCTTGCCTGCGTGCCACACGGCTGCTCGGGCTGGGCAGTACGGAAGCGCCGTGAGGGAGAGAAGCACGGCGGGCTTGGCGCGCGCGGTGCATTGTGGGCAGGGCCAGCTACCGCCGCCATTTTGTCTCCGTCAGGCGCGGCGCGGGCTGTCGGGGCGAGTCGGCCGAGCTGGTGTCTGGCGAGGGGGATTTGGCCCGCAGCTCACGATGATATCGGCCGCCCAGCTCCTCGACGAGCTCATGGGCCGGGACAGGAACCTGGCCCCCGATGAAAAGCGCAGCAACGTGCGGTGGGACCACGAGAGC GTTTGCAAATACTACCTTTGTGGCTTTTGCCCAGCTGAATTATTTACAAATACCCGTTCTGATTTAG GTCCTTGTGAAAAAATTCATGATGAAAATCTACGCAAACA GTATGAGAAAAGCTCTCGGTTTATGAAGGTGGGCTATGAGAGAGACTTCCTGCGCTATTTGCAGAGCTTGCTTGCAGAGGTGGAGCGCAGGATCCGGAGGGGTCATGCTCGTTTGGCTCTGTCACAGAACCAACAGTCTTCTGGG GGAGCAGGACCTACTGGTAAAAACGAGGAGAAGATTCAGGTGTTAACTGACAAAATTGATGTACTGCTTCAACAG ATTGAAGAACTAGGTTCAGAAGGAAAGGTGGAAGAAGCACAAGGAATGATGAAACTCGTTGAACAGttaaaggaagagagagaactACTGAGGTCTACGACTTCA aCAATTGAGAGCTTTGCAgcccaggaaaaacaaatggaagTTTGTGAAGTTTGTGGAGCCTTTTTAATTGTCGGAGATGCACAGTCCAGGGTAGATGACCACTTGATGGGAAAGCAGCACATGGGTTATGCCAAAATAAAAGCTACTGTAGAAGATTTAAAA gaaaagttacgaaaaagaacagaagagcCTGACCGTGATGAAAGGTTGAAGAAAGAGAAGCTAGAAcgggaagagagggaaaaagagagggagCGGGAAAGAGAAGAGCGGGAAAGGAAGAGACGAcgtgaagaggaagaaaaggaaaaagagagggcTCGTGACAGAGAGAGACGTAAAAGGAGCCGCTCACGGAGCAGGCATTCAAGCAGGACATCTGACAGGAGGTGCAGCCACTCACGAGACCACAAAAGGTcaagaagcagagaaagaaggCGAAGCAG GAGTCGTGACCGGAGGAGAAGCAGAAGCCATGATAGATCAGAAAGGAAACACAGGTCTCGTAGTAGGGACAGGAGACGGTCAAAAAGCCGGGACCGAAAATCCTACAAGCACAGAAGCAAAAGCAGAGAGCGAGAACAAGACAGGAAGTCAAAAGAAAAAG AAAAGAGGGGATCTGATGATAAAAAAAGTAGTATGAAGTCCAGTAGTCGAGAAAAACAGAGTGAAGACACAAATACAGACTCGAAGGAGAGTGAGACTAAGAATGAGGTCAATGGGACCAATGAAGACAATAAATCTGAAG TGCAGCGTAAGTATGCACAGATGAAGATGGAGCTAAGTCAAGTGAGAAGACAAACTAAAGCACCTTCTGAAGGAAATGACAGTGTAGTCCTGCAAAACGTTTTGAGGTACATTGTTTTGTCTCAGCTATTTTGTAGCAGACTCATGCCCCCATTAGTGTGCCTCTTTGGGACATATTTGTAA